The following are encoded together in the Coregonus clupeaformis isolate EN_2021a chromosome 24, ASM2061545v1, whole genome shotgun sequence genome:
- the LOC121538595 gene encoding RNA-binding protein 39 isoform X2: MSDDFDIEAMLEAPYRKDERKSSSANGHEERSRKKKKRSPSSDKRRSKSKDGKKSRDRKRSKSWEKKRSCSKERRRSGSRSSEHAICYRGHRSPFLGLKFYGGPGGKIGPPHANKLSWRRSRSHSPFKKDKSPVRQPIDNLTPEERDARTVFCMQLAARIRPRDLEDFFSAVGKVRDVRMISDRNSRRSKGIAYIEFLEVNSVPLAIGLTGQRLLGVPIIVQASQAEKNRAAAMANNLQKGNAGPMRLYVGSLHFNITEEMLRGVFDPFGRIESIQLMNDSETGRSKGYGFISFADAECAKKALEQLNGFELAGRPMKVGHVTERTDSSTASSFLDNDELERTGIDLGTTGRLQLMARLAEGTGLQIPPAAQQPLQMSGSIHSTPIHFSNMAAGTAPATPSLNLAPSMNQAMNLTTQPLATHCLQLSNMFNPQSENEPGWDVEIQDDVIEECNKHGGIVHIYVDKNSPQGNVYVKCPTIPTALAAVNALHGRWFAGKMITAAYVPLPTYHNLFPDSVTAAQLLMPVRR, from the exons ATGTCAGACGACTTTGACATTGAGGCTATGCTAGAGGCTCCATACAGAAAG GATGAGAGAAAGTCCTCTAGTGCTAACGGACATGAAGAGCGCAGTAGGAAGAA GAAAAAGAGGAGCCCGAGCTCTGACAAGCGCAGAAGCAAGAGCAAAGACGGGAAGAAGAGCCGTGATCGGAAGAGGAGCAAGAGTTGGGAGAAGAAACGGAGCTGCAGTAAAGAGCGCCGCCGCAGTGGCTCCCGTAGCAGCGAACATGCTATATGCTACAGAGGACACCGGAGCCCCTT TTTAGGGCTGAAATTTTATGGTGGTCCGGGAGGGAAGATTGGTCCACCACATGCCAACAAACTAAG TTGGAGACGCTCAAGAAGTCATAGCCCCTTCAAGAAAGACAAGAGTCCAGTAAG GCAACCAATTGACAACCTGACCCCAGAGGAGAGGGATGCCCGTACTGTTTTTTGTATGCAGCTGGCAGCCAGAATCAGACCACGAGACCTAGAGGACTTCTTCTCAGCCGTGGGGAAA GTGAGAGACGTGAGGATGATCTCCGACAGAAACTCCAGGAGGTCAAAGGGCATTGCCTACATTGAGTTTCTGGAAGTGAATTCAGTCCCGCTGGCTATTGGCTTGACTGGTCAGAGACTTCTAGGAGTGCCCATCATCGTGCAGGCCTCTCAG gctgAGAAGAACAGAGCTGCAGCAATGGCCAACAACCTTCAGAAGGGTAATGCTGGCCCCATGCGGCTGTATGTGGGCTCTCTGCACTTCAACATCACAGAGGAGATGCTGCGAGGCGTCTTTGACCCTTTCGGAAGG ATTGAGAGCATACAACTGATGAATGACAGTGAAACTGGACGATCCAAAGGATATGGTTTCATCTCA TTTGCAGATGCAGAGTGCGCTAAGAAGGCCCTGGAGCAGCTGAATGGCTTTGAGCTGGCCGGACGGCCCATGAAGGTTGGTCACGTGACGGAACGCACCGACTCCTCCACCGCCAGCTCCTTCCTGGACAACGACGAGCTGGAGAGGACGGGCATCGACCTGGGCACCACCGGGCGCCTGCAGCTCATGGCCCGGCTGGCTGAGG GTACTGGTCTTCAGATCCCTCCAGCTGCACAGCAGCCTCTACAGATGAGTGGTTCCATCCACTCTACTCCAATCCACTTCAGCAACATGGCAGCTGGTACAG CTCCTGCCACCCCTTCACTGAACCTGGCTCCAAGCATGAACCAGGCCATGAACCTCACAACGCAGCCACTGGCTACTCACTGCCTACAGCTGTCCAACATGTTCAACCCACAGTC GGAAAATGAACCCGGCTGGGACGTCGAGATTCAAGATGACGTCATTGAGGAGTGCAACAAACACGGTGGAATTGTCCACATATACGTCGACAAGAACTCCCCTCAG GGCAACGTGTACGTAAAATGCCCCACAATCCCAACAGCACTGGCTGCAGTGAATGCGCTACATGGGCGGTGGTTTGCAG gtAAAATGATCACTGCAGCGTACGTACCCCTCCCAACCTACCACAACCTATTCCCTGATTCGGTAACGGCCGCCCAGTTATTGATGCCTGTGCGGCGATGA
- the LOC121538595 gene encoding RNA-binding protein 39 isoform X1 has translation MSDDFDIEAMLEAPYRKDERKSSSANGHEERSRKKKKRSPSSDKRRSKSKDGKKSRDRKRSKSWEKKRSCSKERRRSGSRSSEHAICYRGHRSPFLGLKFYGGPGGKIGPPHANKLSWRRSRSHSPFKKDKSPVRQPIDNLTPEERDARTVFCMQLAARIRPRDLEDFFSAVGKVRDVRMISDRNSRRSKGIAYIEFLEVNSVPLAIGLTGQRLLGVPIIVQASQAEKNRAAAMANNLQKGNAGPMRLYVGSLHFNITEEMLRGVFDPFGRIESIQLMNDSETGRSKGYGFISFADAECAKKALEQLNGFELAGRPMKVGHVTERTDSSTASSFLDNDELERTGIDLGTTGRLQLMARLAEGTGLQIPPAAQQPLQMSGSIHSTPIHFSNMAAGTDIQARLNPPPEAPATPSLNLAPSMNQAMNLTTQPLATHCLQLSNMFNPQSENEPGWDVEIQDDVIEECNKHGGIVHIYVDKNSPQGNVYVKCPTIPTALAAVNALHGRWFAGKMITAAYVPLPTYHNLFPDSVTAAQLLMPVRR, from the exons ATGTCAGACGACTTTGACATTGAGGCTATGCTAGAGGCTCCATACAGAAAG GATGAGAGAAAGTCCTCTAGTGCTAACGGACATGAAGAGCGCAGTAGGAAGAA GAAAAAGAGGAGCCCGAGCTCTGACAAGCGCAGAAGCAAGAGCAAAGACGGGAAGAAGAGCCGTGATCGGAAGAGGAGCAAGAGTTGGGAGAAGAAACGGAGCTGCAGTAAAGAGCGCCGCCGCAGTGGCTCCCGTAGCAGCGAACATGCTATATGCTACAGAGGACACCGGAGCCCCTT TTTAGGGCTGAAATTTTATGGTGGTCCGGGAGGGAAGATTGGTCCACCACATGCCAACAAACTAAG TTGGAGACGCTCAAGAAGTCATAGCCCCTTCAAGAAAGACAAGAGTCCAGTAAG GCAACCAATTGACAACCTGACCCCAGAGGAGAGGGATGCCCGTACTGTTTTTTGTATGCAGCTGGCAGCCAGAATCAGACCACGAGACCTAGAGGACTTCTTCTCAGCCGTGGGGAAA GTGAGAGACGTGAGGATGATCTCCGACAGAAACTCCAGGAGGTCAAAGGGCATTGCCTACATTGAGTTTCTGGAAGTGAATTCAGTCCCGCTGGCTATTGGCTTGACTGGTCAGAGACTTCTAGGAGTGCCCATCATCGTGCAGGCCTCTCAG gctgAGAAGAACAGAGCTGCAGCAATGGCCAACAACCTTCAGAAGGGTAATGCTGGCCCCATGCGGCTGTATGTGGGCTCTCTGCACTTCAACATCACAGAGGAGATGCTGCGAGGCGTCTTTGACCCTTTCGGAAGG ATTGAGAGCATACAACTGATGAATGACAGTGAAACTGGACGATCCAAAGGATATGGTTTCATCTCA TTTGCAGATGCAGAGTGCGCTAAGAAGGCCCTGGAGCAGCTGAATGGCTTTGAGCTGGCCGGACGGCCCATGAAGGTTGGTCACGTGACGGAACGCACCGACTCCTCCACCGCCAGCTCCTTCCTGGACAACGACGAGCTGGAGAGGACGGGCATCGACCTGGGCACCACCGGGCGCCTGCAGCTCATGGCCCGGCTGGCTGAGG GTACTGGTCTTCAGATCCCTCCAGCTGCACAGCAGCCTCTACAGATGAGTGGTTCCATCCACTCTACTCCAATCCACTTCAGCAACATGGCAGCTGGTACAG ACATACAAGCCAGGCTGAACCCACCCCCTGAAG CTCCTGCCACCCCTTCACTGAACCTGGCTCCAAGCATGAACCAGGCCATGAACCTCACAACGCAGCCACTGGCTACTCACTGCCTACAGCTGTCCAACATGTTCAACCCACAGTC GGAAAATGAACCCGGCTGGGACGTCGAGATTCAAGATGACGTCATTGAGGAGTGCAACAAACACGGTGGAATTGTCCACATATACGTCGACAAGAACTCCCCTCAG GGCAACGTGTACGTAAAATGCCCCACAATCCCAACAGCACTGGCTGCAGTGAATGCGCTACATGGGCGGTGGTTTGCAG gtAAAATGATCACTGCAGCGTACGTACCCCTCCCAACCTACCACAACCTATTCCCTGATTCGGTAACGGCCGCCCAGTTATTGATGCCTGTGCGGCGATGA
- the LOC121538597 gene encoding polyadenylate-binding protein 1A isoform X1, with protein sequence MNGKKLIPGRVLYVGHAQKRIERQGKLKRKFELMKQERIHRYQGVNLYVKNLDDGLDDEKLRKEFAPYGTITSAKVVMTDGVHSKGFGFVCFSSPEEATKAVTEMNGRIVVTKPLYVAIAQRKEERNAILTPTSTCRGWAPSGPDHRPPTQASLLGLLFPDKPPPPSERPPPRVHSSTTHRGWVVTQMMALAVHVSGQEPLTASMLATAPLMEQKKLLGCDWNGIGECSLIVMAVSQSNLILSFPWFAGERLYPPIQGLHPNLAGKITGMLLEIDNSELLHMPESPESLRSKVKEVVAVLQAHQAKENSPKK encoded by the exons ATGAATGGGAAAAAACTCATTCCTGGTCGAGTTCTGTATGTGGGACATGCTCAGAAGAGGATCGAGCGACAGGGGAAGCTGAAACGCAAGTTTGAGCTGATGAAACAAGAACGCATCCACCGCTATCAG GGGGTCAATTTGTACGTCAAGAACTTGGATGATGGGTTAGACGACGAGAAACTCAGGAAGGAGTTTGCACCTTACGGCACCATCACCAGTGCCAAGGTG GTGATGACGGACGGGGTCCACAGCAAGGGCTTTGGCTTTGTCTGTTTCTCATCGCCCGAGGAAGCCACCAAAGCGGTGACTGAGATGAACGGCCGCATCGTGGTCACCAAACCGCTGTACGTGGCTATAGCCCAGCGCAAGGAGGAACGTAATGCCATCCTCACCCCAACAAGTACATGCAGAGGCTGGGCACCGTCGGGACCAGACCACAGG CCCCCTACTCAGGCCAGTTTGTTAGGTCTGCTGTTCCCCGACAAGCCTCCACCACCGTCAGAAAGGCCTCCACCCAGGGTCCACTCATCAACTACACACAGAGGATGG GTTGTTACCCAGATGATGGCGCTAGCGGTGCACGTCAGTGGCCAGGAACCCCTCACTGCCTCCATGCTGGCTACAGCCCCTCTCATGGAGCAGAAAAAGCTGCTGGGTTGTGACTGGAATGGTATTGGTGAGTGTTCATTAATTGTGATGGCAGTCTCTCAATCTaatctcattctctctttcccttGGTTTGCAGGTGAGCGACTGTACCCGCCGATCCAGGGCCTTCACCCCAACCTGGCTGGTAAAATCACTGGGATGCTGCTGGAGATTGACAACTCTGAGCTGCTGCACATGCCGGAGTCACCAGAGTCCCTTCGCTCTAAG GTGAAGGAGGTGGTGGCTGTGCTGCAAGCCCACCAGGCTAAGGAAAACTCTCCTAAGAAGTAA
- the LOC121538597 gene encoding polyadenylate-binding protein 1A isoform X2, protein MNGKKLIPGRVLYVGHAQKRIERQGKLKRKFELMKQERIHRYQGVNLYVKNLDDGLDDEKLRKEFAPYGTITSAKVMTDGVHSKGFGFVCFSSPEEATKAVTEMNGRIVVTKPLYVAIAQRKEERNAILTPTSTCRGWAPSGPDHRPPTQASLLGLLFPDKPPPPSERPPPRVHSSTTHRGWVVTQMMALAVHVSGQEPLTASMLATAPLMEQKKLLGCDWNGIGECSLIVMAVSQSNLILSFPWFAGERLYPPIQGLHPNLAGKITGMLLEIDNSELLHMPESPESLRSKVKEVVAVLQAHQAKENSPKK, encoded by the exons ATGAATGGGAAAAAACTCATTCCTGGTCGAGTTCTGTATGTGGGACATGCTCAGAAGAGGATCGAGCGACAGGGGAAGCTGAAACGCAAGTTTGAGCTGATGAAACAAGAACGCATCCACCGCTATCAG GGGGTCAATTTGTACGTCAAGAACTTGGATGATGGGTTAGACGACGAGAAACTCAGGAAGGAGTTTGCACCTTACGGCACCATCACCAGTGCCAAG GTGATGACGGACGGGGTCCACAGCAAGGGCTTTGGCTTTGTCTGTTTCTCATCGCCCGAGGAAGCCACCAAAGCGGTGACTGAGATGAACGGCCGCATCGTGGTCACCAAACCGCTGTACGTGGCTATAGCCCAGCGCAAGGAGGAACGTAATGCCATCCTCACCCCAACAAGTACATGCAGAGGCTGGGCACCGTCGGGACCAGACCACAGG CCCCCTACTCAGGCCAGTTTGTTAGGTCTGCTGTTCCCCGACAAGCCTCCACCACCGTCAGAAAGGCCTCCACCCAGGGTCCACTCATCAACTACACACAGAGGATGG GTTGTTACCCAGATGATGGCGCTAGCGGTGCACGTCAGTGGCCAGGAACCCCTCACTGCCTCCATGCTGGCTACAGCCCCTCTCATGGAGCAGAAAAAGCTGCTGGGTTGTGACTGGAATGGTATTGGTGAGTGTTCATTAATTGTGATGGCAGTCTCTCAATCTaatctcattctctctttcccttGGTTTGCAGGTGAGCGACTGTACCCGCCGATCCAGGGCCTTCACCCCAACCTGGCTGGTAAAATCACTGGGATGCTGCTGGAGATTGACAACTCTGAGCTGCTGCACATGCCGGAGTCACCAGAGTCCCTTCGCTCTAAG GTGAAGGAGGTGGTGGCTGTGCTGCAAGCCCACCAGGCTAAGGAAAACTCTCCTAAGAAGTAA